A genomic window from Pyxidicoccus trucidator includes:
- a CDS encoding DUF5985 family protein encodes MAEAVYLLCALTSAACAVLLLRAWKRTQSRLLLWSGLCFGFLTLNNVLLFVDLVLLPTSIDLYVPRLITGLAGAVTLLYGLISDAS; translated from the coding sequence ATGGCTGAGGCTGTCTATCTCCTCTGTGCCCTGACCAGCGCGGCCTGCGCGGTGCTGCTCCTGCGCGCCTGGAAGCGCACCCAGTCCCGGCTGCTGCTGTGGAGCGGGCTGTGCTTCGGGTTCCTCACGCTCAACAACGTGCTGCTCTTCGTGGACCTGGTGCTGCTGCCCACCTCGATTGACCTGTACGTGCCGCGCCTGATTACCGGCCTGGCTGGCGCTGTCACCCTGCTCTACGGACTCATCAGCGATGCTTCCTGA
- a CDS encoding response regulator — MSAAGRLPLAAVEPAFILLVDDQPEGLLALEATLAPLGQRLVLAKSGREALRHLLTRDFAAILLDVVMPEMDGFETAQLIRERERSRDTPILFLTALSRGQLPELRGYAVGAVDYLLKPYEPEILRSKVGVFVELFRKTELVRRQAEALREAQQREHERELAEAHRRAEVERARGREELLRRELETHRNQYRWMEAVLAALPTPLALVEPGSGHTLLANRAAQGLAGGCLAYREARRLHAEAVFRGADGQPLPEAAMPLMRAARGETLQGLSVEWELGGQPGAALAFSALLPQMHGRPETVLLALLDVSAQRTRGPSLEPARLVEGLRKLPAPDSSPEDTSRASSTTPTAEHPRAGND; from the coding sequence TTGAGCGCCGCGGGGCGTCTGCCACTCGCGGCGGTGGAGCCGGCCTTCATCCTGCTGGTGGATGACCAGCCCGAGGGGCTGCTGGCGCTGGAGGCCACCCTGGCGCCACTGGGGCAGCGGCTCGTGCTGGCGAAGAGCGGTCGCGAGGCGCTGCGCCACCTGCTCACCCGCGACTTCGCCGCCATCCTCCTGGACGTCGTCATGCCGGAGATGGACGGCTTCGAGACGGCGCAGCTCATCCGCGAGCGGGAGCGCAGCCGGGACACCCCCATCCTCTTCCTCACCGCCCTGTCGCGCGGGCAGCTGCCAGAGCTGCGTGGCTACGCGGTGGGCGCGGTGGACTACCTCCTCAAGCCCTACGAGCCGGAAATCCTCCGCTCGAAGGTGGGCGTCTTCGTGGAGCTGTTCCGCAAGACGGAGCTGGTGCGGCGGCAGGCCGAGGCGCTGCGCGAAGCACAGCAGCGAGAGCACGAGCGCGAGCTGGCGGAGGCCCACCGGCGCGCGGAGGTGGAGCGCGCCCGGGGGCGCGAGGAGCTGCTGCGGCGGGAGCTGGAGACCCACCGCAACCAGTACCGCTGGATGGAGGCGGTGCTGGCCGCGCTGCCCACGCCACTGGCGCTGGTGGAGCCGGGCAGCGGCCACACGCTGCTGGCCAACCGGGCCGCGCAGGGACTGGCCGGCGGGTGTCTGGCGTACCGCGAGGCGCGCCGCCTCCACGCCGAGGCCGTCTTCCGGGGGGCGGACGGGCAGCCGCTGCCCGAGGCCGCCATGCCGTTGATGCGGGCGGCGCGGGGAGAAACCCTCCAGGGCCTGTCGGTGGAGTGGGAGCTGGGAGGGCAGCCGGGCGCCGCGCTGGCCTTCAGCGCGTTGCTTCCGCAGATGCACGGCCGCCCGGAGACGGTGCTGCTGGCGCTGCTGGACGTGTCGGCCCAGCGGACGAGGGGCCCCTCCCTGGAGCCGGCCCGGCTCGTGGAGGGCTTGAGGAAACTGCCGGCCCCTGACTCCAGTCCGGAGGACACCAGCCGGGCGTCCAGCACCACTCCCACCGCTGAACACCCCCGGGCGGGAAATGATTGA
- a CDS encoding chemotaxis protein CheB: MSSMGLLVVGAPRAAAADVEALLALLPRELPAPVVLVLHRGPHDALAAPLGRRCALPVVEPDDKDDLVPGRVYLAPAGYHLLVDKGCVSLSVEPPEHGHRPCLDAVFESAADSYGPRAAGLLFTGHEDGAAGLAMLQSRGGRVAVLGEDGEGGEGQEGEVERLSLGTVGAWLARLAYVPRAKVLP, encoded by the coding sequence ATGAGCTCCATGGGCCTGCTGGTGGTGGGAGCGCCGCGCGCCGCGGCGGCGGACGTGGAGGCGCTGCTGGCGCTGCTGCCCCGGGAGCTGCCGGCGCCGGTGGTGCTGGTGCTGCACCGCGGGCCGCATGACGCGCTGGCCGCGCCGCTGGGGCGCCGCTGCGCGCTGCCGGTGGTGGAGCCGGACGACAAGGACGACCTCGTGCCCGGCCGCGTGTACCTGGCGCCCGCGGGCTACCACCTGCTGGTGGACAAAGGCTGCGTGTCCCTGTCCGTGGAGCCGCCCGAGCACGGGCACCGGCCCTGCCTGGATGCCGTCTTCGAGTCCGCCGCGGACAGCTATGGCCCCCGGGCCGCCGGGCTGCTCTTCACCGGGCACGAGGACGGCGCGGCGGGGCTGGCCATGCTCCAGTCGCGCGGCGGCCGCGTGGCCGTGCTGGGCGAGGACGGGGAGGGCGGCGAGGGGCAGGAGGGCGAAGTCGAGCGGCTGTCGCTGGGAACCGTGGGGGCATGGCTGGCCCGCCTGGCCTATGTGCCGCGCGCCAAGGTGCTGCCTTGA